GGGGGCTTTTTTCCCCAATGGCAATGCCAACTCCGATGAGACAGGCGGTTACCAAAAATGCCAAAGCCAGTGTTACCAATTGATAACGATTCATCGGTCTGTAACCTCCTATCTGTCAATGTTCCCATTATACCTTATTTTCCGCGAAAAGCATCCAGGTAAAGATTTCGGAAATCCCGGTAATATATTTGTGCGAAGTGGTGGAGAACGCAGATGGAAAGCATAATACAAATTAGAAAAGGGAATCGAGTGATAGAAGGTCATGTTACCTATGAAGAAGGGGACTTGATCGAAGCCGTATTTCCCGGCCCATTGGAAGTCACAGTAGGGGATCAGATCCCTTGTCTATTGACGGCTGACTATGAAACGATCAGTACGTTTGAAGCCGTGGTCGTGGCTAAAGACAAAAATCGCTTGTTTTTGTTCCACTCTCCAACAGCTGCTGAGTTTCGGGAACAGCGCAGGCGCTATCCCCGTTTCGACATGGAGGTTAAGGGCTGGATCCAGTATCCGACGCAGGAGCCAGACTCATTTTTTTCCGTCTATAGTCAAATGGTGTACTTGGTGAATTTGAGCCTGGGAGGCTTGGCATTCCGCTCAGACAAACAGATGCCTGCGG
This genomic stretch from Brevibacillus brevis harbors:
- a CDS encoding YlaF family protein translates to MNRYQLVTLALAFLVTACLIGVGIAIGEKSPLGILGCIVVAFSLMGFGFSYKRKHMR
- a CDS encoding PilZ domain-containing protein; translation: MESIIQIRKGNRVIEGHVTYEEGDLIEAVFPGPLEVTVGDQIPCLLTADYETISTFEAVVVAKDKNRLFLFHSPTAAEFREQRRRYPRFDMEVKGWIQYPTQEPDSFFSVYSQMVYLVNLSLGGLAFRSDKQMPADQQIVFSFELYGRNRPDGVVKTDLVIIHERIEGPNYFYGCTIKGINARHFHNLRKYILHRQIEERRRVNIE